From Levilactobacillus zymae, a single genomic window includes:
- a CDS encoding IS30 family transposase, producing the protein MTRIKNIISNQYHQLNLAERGRIEALRGLDWSIRRIAKALHRNPSTISRELRRGTTTQINANTRIFEQSYLAETGEAVYRKHRLNSCYRGLFDHCQTFCNALVTALKARPRMHSVDTFVHQFKTNYPGVVCPSTPTVYRYIDDQRLTIRNSDLPAKLRRRVKRPGTKHHRINKKNLGHSIEERPTVVQARQELGHWEGDLVKGKRVESEPALMTLTERVSRLEIIVKLPNYHADTCLKALQNTLYDYGTEYFKTITFDNGAEFSSLSQVAGTDIYFAHPYSPWERGTNENTNGLLREFFPKGRSLVLASLIDIQLAQDTLNNRLRRSLNYRCPADLMPELA; encoded by the coding sequence ATGACCCGAATTAAGAATATCATATCTAATCAGTATCACCAACTCAATTTAGCTGAACGTGGTCGAATTGAAGCCCTAAGGGGCTTAGATTGGTCCATCCGCCGGATTGCCAAGGCTCTTCATCGTAATCCCAGTACGATTTCGCGTGAATTAAGACGGGGGACAACAACACAGATTAACGCTAATACTCGTATCTTCGAACAGTCATATCTGGCGGAAACTGGCGAAGCAGTTTATCGTAAGCACCGGCTAAACAGCTGTTATCGTGGACTCTTTGATCACTGTCAAACCTTCTGTAATGCTTTGGTTACAGCTTTAAAAGCTCGCCCCAGAATGCATAGTGTGGATACTTTTGTTCACCAATTCAAGACTAATTACCCAGGAGTTGTCTGTCCCTCAACACCGACGGTGTATCGATACATTGATGACCAGCGTTTAACTATCCGTAATTCAGACCTACCAGCTAAACTCCGTCGCCGAGTCAAACGTCCCGGAACAAAGCATCACCGAATCAATAAGAAGAATCTGGGCCATTCAATCGAAGAGCGTCCCACTGTGGTTCAAGCACGTCAAGAGCTTGGACACTGGGAAGGTGACTTGGTCAAAGGTAAACGAGTTGAATCTGAGCCAGCATTAATGACTTTGACTGAACGTGTTAGTCGTTTAGAAATCATCGTTAAACTTCCCAATTATCATGCCGACACTTGCTTGAAAGCCCTCCAGAACACCTTATATGACTATGGAACTGAGTACTTTAAAACCATTACTTTTGATAACGGTGCCGAGTTCTCAAGCTTGAGCCAAGTGGCGGGAACGGACATCTACTTTGCCCATCCTTATTCACCATGGGAACGCGGAACCAATGAGAACACTAACGGCCTTTTGCGCGAGTTCTTCCCGAAGGGTAGATCCTTGGTTTTGGCCTCACTCATTGATATTCAGCTGGCTCAGGATACCTTAAACAACCGGCTGCGGCGTTCATTAAACTATCGTTGCCCAGCCGATCTAATGCCTGAACTAGCTTAG